The sequence TGACGCCATCGATGACGCAGTGAGGCCCGATCTCGGTGCCGGCGCCGATAGTCACATCGGGACCCACCACACAATAAGGACCTATCTTGGCCGAACTATCGATACGAGCGGCCGGATCGACCACTGCGGTGGGATGAATGTTTGCAGACATTTACTCTTCCAGACTGCGAATGGCGCACATCAGTTTGGCCTCGGCTACCAGTTGGCCGTCGACCAGAGCACGACCCTGATACTTGCAGATGGTGCGGCTGAGGCGCTCTGCTTGGACTTCGACGCGCAACTGGTCGCCCGCCACCACCGGACGACGGAACCGCGCACCGTCGATACCCACCAGATAATACGCCGTCTTACCTGCCTCGGATTTGAGGCCACCGTTTTCGTCGGTAAACGAAAACAAGGCCGAAGCCTGCGCCATTGCCTCGACGATGAGGACGCCGGGCATCACCGGATGATGGGGAAAATGGCCATTGAAAAACGGCTCATTGATCGAGACGTTCTTAATGGCGACGATGGACTTGCCAGGGACCATTTCGAGCACCCGGTCAATCAGCAGCATCGGATAGCGATGCGGCAGACGCTCCATAATCCCCTTGATATCGAGTTCCATGTCTTTCATTCCTGCAATGTAAATAGATGACGCGAGGCCGCCCGGGGACGGCCTCGCCTAAACAGGTTTCGCGGTGTGCAGCCTACGCTTTTTCGAGCGTGCGCACCCGTCGACGCAATTGGGCCAGCTGTTGTATCACGGCGGCGTTGCGTTGCCACTCCCCATGCTCGGCATAGGGATAGACACCGGTATAACGGCCCGGTTTGCTGATGCTCGACGTCACGGGCGTGCCGCCCGAGATCGTCACGTCGTCGCAAATGGTCAGATGACCCGAGAACATGGCCGCCCCGCCCACAATGCAGCGCTCGCCTATCGTGGTCGAACCGGCCACGCCGGTGCACGCCGCAATCGCGGTATGCGCGCCGACCCGTACGTTATGCGCGATCATGATGAGGTTGTCG comes from Bordetella holmesii ATCC 51541 and encodes:
- the fabZ gene encoding beta-hydroxyacyl-(acyl-carrier-protein) dehydratase FabZ gives rise to the protein MELDIKGIMERLPHRYPMLLIDRVLEMVPGKSIVAIKNVSINEPFFNGHFPHHPVMPGVLIVEAMAQASALFSFTDENGGLKSEAGKTAYYLVGIDGARFRRPVVAGDQLRVEVQAERLSRTICKYQGRALVDGQLVAEAKLMCAIRSLEE